A region of Nitrospirota bacterium DNA encodes the following proteins:
- a CDS encoding response regulator — protein MPKKTPPRRTNQTAKRQPTAPAPRRLQATQPSTRQVPLPSRTESTRKQGRRAALPQNTTQAKLALQRSEERFRALVETTSDWVWEIDAHAVFTYSSPQVFDILGYEPKDVLGKTLFDLMPREEARRIENLFAPIAEARQPFSRIESVYLHKDGRRIVLECGGMPILDHANRFSGYCGIDRDITERNRIAEETRHNQTLLASIIENIPHMIFVKDAKTLKFVRFNLAGEQLLGYPREELIGKSDYDFFSEQEADFFTNLDRQALQLGQSLDIPEEPVETRQKGKRLLHTKKVPINGEDGTPQYLLGISEDITERTHIEHGERERARKLEQQQISLCELAKHEAIYSGNLDEALQLITETGSRVLGVERSSIWALNEQGNELELLDLYERISNRHTAGATLPAQDYPSYFQAIGHEEHAIAAHDAHADLRTREFSQSYLTPLGIGAMLDAPVRRKGQVIGVLCHEHVGRPRSWTMEEVYFSSSLATFITLALEAHQRRGAEQALVLAKEAAEVASRAKSEFLAGVSHEIRTPMNAIIGMADLLWETDLTPDQRKYLRIFRRAGGNLLSLINDILDLSKVEVGHLELESTDFDLNDLIEKAIEILAMRANEKGLELACHLSPTVPCALIGDPHRLHQILLNLISNAIKFTDSGSITVRVTEDPDVPTPGAIRFSVSDTGIGVPSDKLDTIFESFTQGHASMTRKYGGTGLGLTISKQLAELMNGRIWVDSTLGQGSTFHCSVQLAVQSSPAPTQDNALVNLQGIRTLVVDDHATNRLILSETLAALGAEVTDVASGREAIAEWRRASMSARPYQLLLLDCRMPEMDGFQVVETIRQASPSLDLTIVMLASHHWADDIARTYDMGLGGYLIKPIRKSDLLQTVGIALDRATGTHHATTSARVTPSASNETRALRILLVEDSPDNQVLIRSYLKQTPYRLDIANHGGIALELFKNGYYDLILMDMQMPVMDGYEATLAIRAWEREHDLPPTQIIALTALALKEDGIKILDAGCNAHMTKPIKKHTLLEVLQACKGRCTS, from the coding sequence ATGCCTAAGAAAACACCACCGAGGCGAACGAATCAGACGGCTAAGCGACAACCAACCGCTCCTGCCCCCCGCCGCTTACAGGCCACACAGCCATCAACACGCCAAGTGCCCCTGCCCTCACGTACCGAATCGACAAGGAAGCAAGGACGCCGCGCTGCCCTCCCTCAAAATACGACACAAGCGAAGCTGGCTCTGCAGAGAAGCGAGGAACGGTTTCGCGCCTTGGTGGAAACGACAAGCGATTGGGTCTGGGAAATCGATGCGCATGCAGTGTTTACCTACTCGAGCCCACAAGTTTTCGATATCCTCGGATATGAACCGAAGGACGTACTCGGGAAAACTCTGTTCGACTTGATGCCGCGGGAAGAAGCCCGCCGCATCGAAAACCTGTTTGCCCCCATCGCAGAAGCGCGGCAACCGTTCAGCCGTATCGAGTCCGTCTACCTGCATAAAGACGGCCGCCGCATCGTCCTTGAATGCGGAGGCATGCCCATACTCGATCATGCCAACAGGTTCAGCGGATACTGTGGCATCGATCGAGACATTACGGAACGCAACCGCATCGCAGAGGAAACGAGACACAATCAAACGCTCCTGGCCTCCATCATCGAGAATATCCCCCACATGATTTTCGTCAAAGATGCCAAGACCCTCAAGTTTGTGCGCTTCAACCTGGCAGGGGAACAATTGCTCGGATATCCTAGAGAAGAACTCATCGGTAAAAGCGATTATGACTTCTTCTCCGAACAGGAAGCCGACTTCTTCACAAACTTGGACCGTCAAGCATTGCAGCTCGGGCAGAGTCTCGATATTCCGGAAGAACCCGTCGAAACTCGGCAGAAGGGAAAAAGGCTGCTCCATACCAAGAAAGTCCCGATCAACGGCGAGGATGGCACCCCCCAGTATTTGCTCGGCATTTCAGAAGACATCACCGAGCGCACACACATCGAGCACGGTGAACGAGAGCGGGCGCGCAAGCTGGAACAGCAACAGATTTCGCTGTGTGAACTGGCCAAGCACGAGGCGATCTACTCGGGAAATCTCGACGAAGCGTTGCAATTGATCACCGAAACGGGAAGCCGAGTACTCGGAGTGGAGCGGTCGAGCATTTGGGCGCTCAACGAACAAGGCAATGAGCTTGAACTGCTCGACCTCTACGAACGGATCTCGAACCGGCACACCGCCGGCGCCACACTGCCCGCCCAAGACTACCCGTCTTACTTCCAAGCCATCGGACATGAAGAACATGCGATTGCGGCCCATGACGCGCATGCAGACCTCCGGACCAGGGAGTTTTCCCAATCCTATCTGACCCCACTCGGGATTGGCGCCATGCTGGATGCGCCAGTCCGTCGCAAGGGACAGGTCATCGGCGTGTTATGCCACGAACATGTCGGGAGGCCTCGTTCCTGGACGATGGAGGAAGTGTATTTCTCCAGTTCACTGGCCACCTTTATCACCCTTGCGCTCGAAGCTCACCAACGCCGGGGGGCTGAGCAAGCTCTCGTCCTGGCCAAAGAGGCAGCGGAAGTCGCCAGCCGGGCAAAGAGCGAGTTTCTGGCCGGCGTAAGCCACGAGATCCGGACGCCGATGAATGCGATTATCGGGATGGCCGATTTGTTGTGGGAAACGGACCTCACCCCCGATCAGAGGAAATATTTGCGAATTTTTCGCCGAGCCGGAGGAAACCTCTTAAGTCTGATTAACGATATTCTAGACCTCTCAAAAGTTGAAGTCGGCCATCTTGAATTGGAATCAACCGACTTCGACTTGAACGATTTGATTGAAAAGGCCATCGAGATTCTCGCCATGCGGGCGAATGAAAAAGGCCTCGAACTGGCCTGCCACCTCTCACCCACCGTGCCCTGCGCCTTGATCGGAGATCCCCACCGGCTCCACCAGATACTCCTCAACCTCATCAGCAACGCAATCAAATTCACAGACAGCGGGTCCATCACCGTGCGGGTCACAGAGGACCCCGATGTTCCCACGCCTGGAGCGATTCGATTTTCCGTCAGCGATACCGGTATCGGCGTTCCGTCCGACAAACTCGATACCATCTTTGAGAGCTTTACCCAAGGTCACGCCTCCATGACGCGCAAGTATGGGGGAACCGGTTTGGGCCTCACCATTTCAAAACAATTGGCCGAACTCATGAACGGACGCATATGGGTCGATAGCACCCTCGGGCAGGGCAGCACGTTCCATTGCTCGGTACAGTTAGCGGTGCAATCCAGTCCAGCACCTACGCAGGATAACGCCCTCGTCAATCTTCAGGGAATCAGAACCCTTGTGGTGGACGACCACGCCACCAACCGCCTGATCCTTTCTGAAACCCTGGCCGCCTTGGGTGCAGAAGTGACAGATGTTGCGTCTGGCCGCGAAGCCATCGCTGAATGGCGGCGCGCCTCTATGTCGGCGCGTCCCTATCAGCTCTTGCTTCTCGACTGCCGCATGCCGGAGATGGACGGGTTCCAAGTCGTCGAAACCATCCGACAGGCCAGCCCCTCCCTCGACCTGACGATTGTGATGCTGGCCTCCCACCATTGGGCCGACGACATTGCCCGCACCTACGATATGGGACTCGGCGGGTATTTGATCAAACCCATCAGGAAATCTGATCTGCTGCAGACCGTCGGGATCGCCCTCGACCGTGCAACGGGCACCCACCACGCCACGACTTCAGCACGCGTGACTCCCTCAGCTTCGAACGAAACCAGAGCGCTTCGCATCCTATTGGTCGAAGATTCCCCGGACAATCAAGTGCTGATCCGTTCCTATTTGAAGCAGACGCCCTATCGCCTCGATATCGCGAATCACGGAGGCATCGCATTGGAGCTATTCAAGAATGGTTATTACGACCTGATCCTCATGGACATGCAGATGCCGGTCATGGACGGCTATGAAGCCACCCTCGCGATCAGGGCCTGGGAACGGGAGCATGATCTTCCGCCGACACAGATCATTGCCTTGACCGCTCTAGCTCTGAAAGAAGACGGAATCAAGATTCTCGACGCCGGCTGCAATGCCCATATGACCAAACCCATCAAGAAGCACACGCTCTTAGAAGTACTACAGGCTTGTAAAGGACGCTGCACCTCATGA
- a CDS encoding Hpt domain-containing protein, with translation MTRGQNESAEGPITVLIDQDLEEIVPGFLENRRGDVNTLERALKENDLRAIHLIGHRLKGDGGGYGFDAISVIGGVLEQAAAREDRVVIRRQIAELVDYLARVTVVYRR, from the coding sequence ATGACAAGGGGACAGAATGAAAGCGCAGAGGGGCCCATTACCGTACTGATCGACCAGGACCTCGAAGAGATCGTACCTGGGTTTTTAGAGAACCGTCGAGGTGACGTGAATACGCTCGAACGTGCGTTGAAAGAGAATGACCTGCGCGCGATTCATCTGATCGGTCATCGCCTGAAGGGGGATGGGGGAGGATACGGATTCGACGCCATCAGTGTAATCGGAGGTGTCCTGGAGCAAGCAGCCGCACGAGAAGACCGGGTTGTAATCAGACGACAGATCGCCGAACTCGTCGACTATCTCGCCCGCGTCACAGTGGTGTATCGGAGATGA
- the purN gene encoding phosphoribosylglycinamide formyltransferase — MSTKRTDALRVAVLASGRGSNLHAVIDAIEAGTVQARIVAVISNKKDSPALERASRHGLSGLFIDPKLYAGRPDSREAYDLALLDVLRQHDVELVLLAGYMKIVTRVLVEAFANRMMNIHPSLLPSFPGLDVQKKAIEWGCKLAGCTVHFVTEGVDEGPIILQAAVPILDEDSSDTLAARILVQEHKIYPRAVQLFAEGRLRVEGRRVLIEEGKPVGDAVIGPF; from the coding sequence ATGTCGACTAAGCGGACGGATGCGCTACGAGTCGCCGTGTTGGCATCCGGGCGCGGATCGAATCTTCACGCGGTGATCGACGCGATCGAAGCGGGGACCGTTCAGGCCAGGATTGTCGCCGTCATCAGCAATAAGAAAGACTCCCCGGCGCTCGAGCGAGCCAGCCGGCACGGACTCTCCGGTCTCTTCATTGATCCTAAACTCTATGCAGGCAGGCCTGATAGCCGCGAGGCCTACGATCTCGCGCTCCTCGATGTGCTCAGGCAGCACGACGTGGAGTTGGTGCTATTAGCTGGGTATATGAAGATCGTGACCAGAGTTTTGGTGGAGGCCTTCGCCAATCGCATGATGAACATCCATCCGTCCCTGTTGCCCTCGTTCCCGGGGTTGGATGTGCAGAAGAAAGCCATTGAGTGGGGCTGTAAGCTTGCCGGATGTACGGTGCACTTTGTGACGGAAGGCGTGGATGAAGGACCGATCATTCTTCAGGCAGCGGTTCCGATTCTCGACGAGGATAGTTCCGACACCTTGGCGGCTCGGATTCTTGTCCAGGAACACAAAATCTACCCGCGAGCGGTTCAGCTCTTCGCCGAAGGGCGATTACGGGTTGAGGGGCGTCGTGTGTTGATCGAGGAGGGAAAGCCGGTCGGCGATGCGGTGATCGGCCCGTTCTAA
- the purM gene encoding phosphoribosylformylglycinamidine cyclo-ligase codes for MTTYRDAGVDIDAGDEFVDRISPLVRSTFRPEVLTDIGGFGGLFRLQAHRYAEPVLVSGTDGVGTKLKIAFLTDRHDTVGIDLVAMCVNDIVVSGAEPLFFLDYFATGKLAVPKAESVLKGIAEGCRQAGCALIGGETAEMPSFYAEGEYDLAGFAVGVVDRPKMIDGRSIAPGDVLIGLASTGLHSNGYSLARRVLLDKAKLDMTSRLPELDRPLGDVLLTPTRIYAKQVLSLIQEYPIKGIAHITGGGITENLPRVFPSGVRAQVQRSAWTVPPIFQAIARLGQVEREEMYRVFNMGVGMILVVPAPSAQAVIARATALGDPACQIGTIVSSTGDGPLVEYVD; via the coding sequence ATGACAACCTACCGAGATGCCGGAGTCGATATTGATGCGGGCGACGAGTTCGTCGACCGTATTTCGCCGTTGGTGCGATCCACGTTCCGTCCTGAAGTCCTGACGGACATCGGCGGGTTCGGGGGATTGTTCCGGCTGCAGGCCCATCGTTATGCCGAGCCGGTCCTGGTCTCCGGCACTGACGGGGTCGGAACGAAGCTGAAGATTGCCTTCCTCACGGATCGCCACGATACCGTCGGGATCGATCTGGTGGCCATGTGCGTGAACGATATCGTGGTCAGCGGCGCGGAGCCGCTGTTCTTTTTGGATTATTTCGCGACGGGAAAACTGGCTGTCCCCAAGGCTGAGTCCGTGCTCAAGGGGATCGCTGAGGGCTGTCGCCAGGCTGGCTGCGCCTTGATCGGCGGAGAAACCGCCGAGATGCCCTCCTTCTATGCTGAGGGCGAGTATGATCTGGCAGGGTTCGCCGTCGGCGTGGTGGATCGACCCAAGATGATCGATGGCCGCAGCATCGCGCCGGGCGACGTGCTGATTGGACTGGCCTCAACCGGTTTGCATAGTAACGGCTATTCCCTGGCCCGCCGGGTCTTGTTGGACAAGGCGAAGCTGGACATGACCAGTCGCTTGCCGGAACTCGATCGGCCGCTCGGGGATGTCTTGCTGACGCCGACCAGAATCTATGCCAAACAGGTCCTCTCGTTGATTCAGGAATATCCCATCAAGGGCATCGCCCATATCACCGGCGGTGGCATTACCGAAAATCTCCCGCGCGTGTTTCCCTCTGGTGTCCGGGCTCAGGTGCAGCGGAGTGCCTGGACCGTGCCACCTATTTTTCAGGCGATTGCCAGGCTTGGGCAGGTCGAGCGGGAAGAGATGTATCGTGTCTTCAACATGGGGGTCGGGATGATTCTCGTGGTGCCGGCGCCGTCTGCTCAGGCGGTTATTGCGCGGGCCACGGCGTTGGGCGATCCGGCTTGTCAGATCGGGACCATCGTGTCATCGACCGGCGATGGACCATTGGTGGAGTATGTCGACTAA
- a CDS encoding DUF4197 domain-containing protein, with translation MPYRLALIGWLLITLPACAELDQSLKVLGLPSGGGLLDESRIAAGLKEALQIGTGNAVNVTGKVDGYFHNQAIKILMPDQLQAFEKGLRTFGFGPEIDDFVMSMNRAAERAAPQAKQIFLGTIREMSFADANQILNGSQTAATDYFKGKTTEKLTAAFRPEVEKAMNDVGVTKQYKELVGHFKAIPFAKSDLVDIDRYVVGKSLDGLFLMLAEEERKIRTNPAARVTDLLKEVFAKAGRS, from the coding sequence ATGCCCTATCGTCTTGCACTCATTGGATGGCTCCTCATCACCCTTCCAGCCTGTGCTGAGCTCGACCAATCGTTGAAAGTGCTAGGGCTCCCGTCTGGAGGAGGCCTCCTGGACGAGAGCAGAATCGCCGCGGGCCTCAAGGAAGCCCTACAGATCGGGACCGGAAACGCGGTAAATGTGACGGGGAAGGTGGATGGCTACTTTCACAACCAAGCGATCAAGATTCTGATGCCGGACCAGCTGCAGGCCTTCGAGAAAGGACTCCGTACGTTTGGGTTCGGTCCGGAGATCGACGATTTCGTCATGAGTATGAACCGGGCTGCAGAACGGGCCGCGCCACAGGCCAAACAGATTTTCCTGGGAACGATTCGAGAGATGTCTTTCGCCGATGCCAACCAGATTCTGAACGGAAGTCAGACTGCAGCCACCGACTACTTTAAAGGCAAGACGACCGAGAAACTGACTGCCGCATTCCGACCGGAAGTGGAAAAAGCGATGAACGACGTCGGCGTGACCAAGCAATACAAAGAACTGGTCGGCCACTTCAAGGCCATTCCGTTCGCCAAAAGCGACCTAGTCGACATCGACCGCTATGTGGTGGGAAAGAGCCTCGACGGCCTCTTCCTCATGCTCGCCGAGGAAGAACGGAAAATCAGGACGAACCCTGCTGCCCGCGTTACCGATCTGCTAAAAGAGGTCTTCGCAAAGGCCGGTCGCTCGTAA
- a CDS encoding sigma-54 dependent transcriptional regulator: MSASILVVDDEEAILTSLSSILRDEGYEVAVAKNGVEALRAFTLDPPDLMILDIWMPEMDGMEALRRIRELAPTAQVMMMSGHGSIETAVKAIKLGAYDYIEKPLSLENVILRVKHALDQYRLEQENRTLRTTVQRKFELVGQSFAMQQLRQLIETAGPTNSRVLIGGENGTGKELVARAIHTQSARSTRPFVAVNCAAIPETLIESELFGHEKGSFTGATSMKRGQFEQADGGTLFLDEIADMSLNTQAKVLRALQEQQFTRVGGTKLLKVDVRVLAASNKDLLKEIEKGTFREDLFYRLNVVPIIVPPLRERRDDIPLLIRHFMRVHAEEQGLRSKEIAPDAMAVFQQYEWPGNIRELRNLIERLMIMVPGPVIEAAQAASSLQARPGGSGNHAAIPAVNPLFAQAYDSLRDARNAFEKDYIARKLREHHWNISRTAEDLKIERSHLHRKIKLLEVEMRPEI, translated from the coding sequence ATGTCTGCATCGATTTTAGTGGTAGATGACGAAGAGGCGATTCTCACATCCTTGAGCAGCATTCTGCGGGATGAAGGGTATGAGGTCGCGGTGGCGAAGAACGGCGTGGAGGCGTTGCGCGCCTTCACGCTGGACCCGCCAGACCTCATGATTCTCGATATCTGGATGCCTGAAATGGACGGCATGGAAGCCTTGCGCCGGATTCGGGAATTGGCGCCGACGGCACAAGTCATGATGATGTCCGGGCATGGCTCGATTGAAACGGCGGTCAAGGCGATCAAGCTGGGGGCCTATGACTATATTGAAAAGCCCCTGTCGCTCGAGAACGTCATTCTTCGCGTCAAACATGCGTTAGACCAATATAGGCTGGAACAAGAGAATCGGACGCTCCGGACGACGGTTCAACGGAAGTTCGAGCTGGTGGGACAGTCGTTCGCGATGCAACAACTGCGACAATTGATCGAGACGGCCGGCCCCACGAATAGCCGCGTGTTGATCGGAGGGGAGAACGGGACGGGGAAGGAACTGGTCGCCAGAGCGATCCATACGCAGAGCGCCAGGTCCACTCGACCGTTTGTGGCGGTGAACTGTGCGGCCATTCCGGAGACCTTGATCGAGAGTGAACTGTTCGGGCATGAAAAGGGCTCCTTTACCGGCGCGACCTCGATGAAACGCGGGCAGTTCGAGCAGGCGGATGGGGGCACGCTGTTCCTGGACGAAATCGCCGACATGAGCTTGAACACCCAGGCGAAGGTCTTGCGGGCGTTACAGGAGCAGCAATTCACTCGTGTCGGAGGAACGAAGCTCCTCAAGGTGGATGTGCGGGTCTTAGCCGCGTCCAATAAGGACTTGCTCAAAGAAATCGAGAAAGGCACGTTTCGCGAAGACCTCTTCTACCGGCTCAACGTCGTGCCGATCATTGTGCCGCCTCTCCGGGAGCGCCGGGACGATATCCCGCTGCTTATTCGCCATTTCATGAGAGTCCATGCGGAGGAGCAGGGATTGCGGAGCAAAGAAATTGCACCGGATGCGATGGCGGTGTTTCAGCAATATGAATGGCCGGGGAACATTCGGGAGTTACGAAACCTGATCGAGCGATTGATGATTATGGTGCCGGGACCGGTCATCGAGGCGGCGCAGGCGGCCAGCTCGTTGCAGGCGCGCCCAGGCGGGTCTGGGAACCATGCGGCCATTCCTGCTGTGAATCCGCTCTTTGCGCAGGCGTATGACTCGCTTCGGGATGCGCGCAATGCATTTGAAAAGGACTATATCGCGCGAAAGCTGCGCGAGCACCATTGGAACATTTCCCGTACGGCGGAAGATTTGAAAATCGAGCGGAGCCATCTCCACCGGAAGATCAAGCTGCTTGAAGTGGAGATGCGGCCTGAAATTTAG
- a CDS encoding ATP-binding protein: MSESKKETGPLSLAKTVTGSVPGGAVSPAGSQSSQRFGPSPEPERRKGHLRPVWIVLIFLLPCLALTLYYSQIVVPGGEETDSFLPTTSYAFVLLLLNLDLIGFVVLLLLLSRNLIKAYFERRHRLFGSGFRTKLVASFIGFSLIPTVLLALVASGLVNKAVDVWFSDQIEQVMRDSYDVARMQHAGHITLAVNSARAISHEIYREDMLLAEQRDLLVAAMARKRAEFGVAGIEVFSAKMETLTKALDPDVPSSVLDLPIGQLVLQVINGKQEVNAVQEAQTGRLVRAAAPIAATGRSGEIGGVVVVEAFVPESLLAKMEGIGHQYDEYKQTKAMKNPIKAGAYLFVAVITVLILFGATWFGFYVARSITVPIQRLAEATEAIAQGDLSVRIDAKATDEIGTLIESFNRMTADLQGSKSKIEEANISLRQNNLELDRRRAYIETVVETIAAGLLSIDKHGLITNFNPSGERILGLAADRLRDRPANEVFKEFGLELFQTVYDRMLADQRDTLALEGPMEVEGRFLTIGLHGSRMKDEANKDLGIVLVFEDLTELIKAQKVAAWQEVARRVAHEIKNPLTPIQLSAQRLRKKYYEKSPDFDAIFDETTNVIVNEVTSLKHMVDEFSKFARLPTPQMAHQSLHDVINEVTTLYRGAHKDVELVVALDEDLPSLNFDREQLKRVMVNLLDNAIQAMQQKGRVWLSTKYDTKRRRAVVSVADEGVGIAPEDQEKLFVPYFTRKKTGTGLGLAIVRRIITDHDGQIQAGQNQPKGAVFTFELPV; the protein is encoded by the coding sequence GTGAGTGAGAGTAAGAAAGAAACAGGCCCCCTGTCTTTGGCAAAGACGGTGACTGGTTCCGTACCAGGGGGCGCGGTCTCTCCTGCTGGGTCTCAGTCTTCTCAGCGATTCGGACCGAGCCCTGAGCCTGAACGGCGGAAGGGGCATTTACGGCCGGTCTGGATTGTCCTGATTTTCCTGCTCCCCTGCCTGGCGCTGACCCTGTACTATTCTCAGATCGTGGTTCCCGGCGGCGAGGAAACAGATTCCTTTCTGCCTACAACGAGCTACGCGTTTGTGCTCCTGCTCCTCAATCTCGATCTGATCGGGTTTGTGGTGCTGCTGCTGCTGCTCTCCCGCAATCTCATCAAGGCGTACTTCGAGCGAAGGCATCGGCTCTTCGGGTCAGGATTTCGAACCAAATTGGTGGCGTCCTTCATTGGATTCTCGCTCATTCCAACCGTGCTCCTGGCGTTGGTCGCGAGCGGATTGGTCAATAAAGCGGTCGATGTGTGGTTCAGCGATCAGATCGAACAGGTCATGCGGGATTCATATGACGTGGCGCGGATGCAGCATGCCGGCCACATTACCCTGGCGGTGAACAGCGCCAGAGCCATCAGCCATGAAATCTACCGTGAGGATATGCTGCTGGCAGAGCAGCGCGATTTGCTGGTGGCGGCCATGGCGCGTAAGCGAGCGGAATTCGGCGTGGCCGGTATTGAAGTCTTCTCTGCCAAAATGGAAACGCTGACGAAGGCGTTGGACCCTGACGTGCCCTCATCGGTGCTCGATTTGCCGATCGGCCAGTTGGTGCTCCAGGTGATTAACGGCAAACAGGAAGTGAACGCGGTGCAGGAGGCCCAAACCGGGCGCTTGGTACGGGCTGCGGCACCCATCGCCGCGACCGGGCGGAGCGGCGAGATCGGCGGCGTGGTGGTGGTGGAGGCCTTCGTCCCCGAATCGCTGCTGGCCAAGATGGAAGGGATCGGCCATCAGTACGACGAATACAAACAGACCAAGGCCATGAAAAACCCGATCAAAGCCGGGGCCTATCTGTTCGTCGCCGTGATCACGGTGCTCATTTTGTTTGGGGCGACGTGGTTTGGGTTCTATGTCGCGCGGAGCATTACGGTGCCGATTCAGCGGTTGGCTGAGGCGACGGAGGCGATTGCGCAAGGTGATCTCTCTGTCCGGATCGATGCCAAGGCGACGGATGAAATCGGCACCTTGATCGAGTCGTTCAACCGTATGACGGCAGATCTACAGGGGAGCAAGTCCAAGATCGAAGAGGCCAATATCTCGTTGCGTCAAAACAATCTCGAGCTCGACCGCCGTCGTGCCTATATCGAAACAGTGGTCGAAACGATTGCGGCGGGCTTACTGTCCATCGATAAGCATGGGCTGATCACGAACTTCAATCCGTCCGGTGAACGGATCCTCGGGCTTGCGGCAGATCGACTTCGAGACCGACCGGCCAATGAAGTCTTTAAAGAGTTTGGGCTGGAGCTGTTTCAGACGGTCTACGATCGGATGTTGGCCGATCAGCGCGATACGTTGGCGCTCGAGGGACCGATGGAGGTCGAGGGCCGATTTTTGACGATTGGGCTTCATGGTTCGCGTATGAAGGATGAGGCGAATAAGGATCTTGGTATCGTGCTGGTGTTCGAAGATCTGACAGAGTTGATTAAAGCGCAAAAGGTGGCGGCTTGGCAGGAAGTGGCGCGGCGGGTGGCCCATGAGATTAAAAACCCCTTGACGCCCATCCAATTGTCCGCGCAGCGGTTACGGAAGAAATATTACGAGAAGTCGCCGGACTTCGATGCGATCTTCGATGAGACCACGAACGTGATCGTCAACGAAGTCACGAGTCTCAAACATATGGTCGACGAGTTTTCGAAGTTTGCCAGGCTGCCGACTCCGCAGATGGCGCATCAATCACTTCACGATGTGATCAATGAAGTCACGACACTCTATCGAGGGGCCCATAAGGATGTTGAGTTGGTTGTGGCGCTGGACGAAGACCTCCCGTCGCTCAATTTCGACCGTGAGCAGCTCAAGCGGGTCATGGTCAATTTGCTCGACAACGCCATTCAGGCGATGCAACAAAAAGGGCGGGTATGGCTGTCGACCAAGTACGATACGAAGCGTCGGCGGGCCGTGGTGAGCGTGGCGGATGAAGGTGTGGGTATTGCGCCGGAAGACCAGGAGAAGCTCTTTGTGCCATACTTTACGCGGAAGAAGACGGGGACAGGGCTGGGATTGGCCATCGTGCGGCGCATCATTACCGATCACGACGGACAGATCCAGGCCGGCCAGAACCAGCCGAAAGGGGCCGTGTTCACGTTCGAGTTACCGGTGTAA